The Chitinophaga pinensis DSM 2588 region GCCATGCAAGGTTGGCACAGGTTAATCAGCACGGATGAAAAGGTTGAGTATCTGAATGCCCTGCTGAAGGTAGGGTTTGATACCCTTGATTTTGGCAGCTTTGTTTCGCCTAAAGCCATTCCCCAGATGGCCGATACCACTGATGTGATATCCCGTCTGGATATGAGCAGTGCCAGGAGCAAACTGTTGGCAATCGTCGCTAATCAGCGGGGAGCTGAAGAAGCGGTGGCGTTCGATGAAATTTCTTATCTGGGATATCCTTTCTCTATCTCCGAGACTTTCCAGTTGCGTAATACCAACAAAACGATCAGTGCTTCAATGGAGCTGGTAGATACTATGCAGGAACTGTGTATCAAAAACAGTAAACAGCTGGTGGTCTACATTTCTATGGGTTTTGGTAATCCCTATGGGGATCCATACGATGCTTCCATCGCTTTACAATGGGTGGAAGAATTGGTAAAAAGGGACATTACAATAATTTCCCTGGCTGATACGGTTGGTGTTGCCAATCCGGAGATCATCACAAAACTGTTCTCTACGCTTATACCTGCTCACCCGGGAGTAGCATTCGGTGCACACTTTCATTCTGCTCCCCATAACTGGGAGGAAAAAGTAGCCGCTGCCTATGACCAGGGATGCAGACGTTTTGATAGCGCCATAAAAGGCATTGGTGGTTGTCCGATGGCCAAAGATGAACTGGTCGGCAATCTTGCAACTGAGCGTCTGCTCGACTTCAGCGTACAGCGTCACGAACAGCTGGGACTGGACTTCGCTGCATTACAGATCGCTCAGCAGCTAGCAGACCGTATTTTTTATTAGTCTTGTATCATGACAAATTTTCGTCTGACCTTTCCCGTTTCTCCGCTTGCAACACCTGTCAGATATACCGATAAGATATTGATGGTTGGTTCCTGCTTCGCAGAAGAAATAGGAGAGCGCTTACAACAATATCACTTCGATGCTTTGATCAATCCTCATGGGATCCTTTATAATCCCATCAGCATCACACAGGCATTACATACTTATCTCGACGGTAAAAAATATACTACAGATGATCTGTTCCGGCAAAATGACTTATGGCATAGCTGGGACCATCACAGCCGTTTCTCCGGTGTCAATCCCGAAGAGGTACTCTCAGGTATCAATACCGCTCAGGAATCTGCCATAAGACAACTGGAAGAGGCAGATTGGCTCATTATTACCCTTGGTGCTGCATTTACTTATTCATTGACCAGCAATAACTATGTGGTGGGTAACTGCCATAAAGTACCCGCAGCATCTTTCTATAAGAAACTTTTATCTCCCCCGGATGCCATCTCCGCACTGGACAACCTGATGCACCGTTTATTTTTCCGTAACAGAAAAGTAAAGATCCTGTTTACCATTAGCCCTGTACGTTATATACGTGACGGTGTTGTGGAGAATAATCTCAGTAAGGCAGTGCTGATGCAAACCGTACACCATCTGGTGAATAAATTCGATCGACTTTTTTATTTCCCGGCTTACGAACTGGTCATAGATGATCTGCGCGATTACAGATTCTATAAAGAAGATCTGGTACATCCGAATGAACAAGCCATAAATTATGTGTGGGATCATTTTACTGCGAACTGTCTGGAAGAGTCGGATAAACAACTGTTACCACGCGTAGCAGAGATCATCCGCGCAATGCAGCATAGGCCGTTTAATCCAGACGGAGCGCAGCATCAGCAGTTCTTACAGACGTATGCACGAAAGACAAAACAGTTGATGGAAGAGCACCCGTTTTTGCGGCTGGAGAAGGAGTTGAAACACTTTGAAGGCAGGTGAAAAAAGTTTACGCGAAGAAAAATTTTAAAAAAAGTGGGAATTGTAAATCTTTAAGTGTAATATTGCACCCCCGTTCAGCGGGAATGATTCCGTAGCTCAGTTGGTAGAGCAATACACTTTTAATGTATGGGTCCTGGGTTCGAGTCCCAGCGGGATCACAAAACTTTAAACGCTTCAAGTTCAAAGACTTGGAGCGTTTTTGTTTTTGTTAAAAAACATAACACGCATATTCTCAAACCTATAGAAGGTTCGAGTCTCATTAGGTTGTATATCAATAATTATTTATCATGGCGATCAATCGATATTTTCACACAACTTAATTGATAACTGTGAAAAAATGAAAGCGGTTATCCAGTGAAAGTGCTCATTTCATCGCATTCTCCATTAAGCTGAACTATCATTCTTAAATTATCGGCTCCACGTTTACTTGTTCACGATCGTTATGGTTTCATAAGACAATTTGGATAACTTTCTTGCCCAACACGTAAACGGTGATCCTATAGAATTCAAATTCCAACCATTGAACATCAAAAGAGCGCCAGCAGCTCCTGGTTTATTTCCGATATTAGGAGGAAAAAACGACCTTCGCATCCATATTTAATGTGGCAAAACCAATGACTTTCTTGTTACCGACAAATACTGTCTTCCACGTGAATATCATTTTCAAGCAAATAAGAATTAATGATCTCTCAGAACGCGTTATAAGACTTCCCGTATCGAAGAGCAAAGGTTTGCATAATGTCTCTACCCAATAATACTAATAATAAAACTCAAATGAAAAGATCAACCCCTTCCGCACAGATAGTATGTATTTTCTTTAATCTGTTTGTCTGCATTATCGCTTCTCATGTGTCGAATGCACAAGATCTGGCACCGGAACAGAATAAGTTTACCGTAATAAAAGCAAAAGGCCTGATAGATGTCAGAAATGGTAGATTGATTGAACAAGCAGTTATTCATATCCTTAACGGGAAAATAGAAAGAGCAGGGAGTAACCTTGAAATCCCCGTGGGTGCTACTGTTATTAATCTTAGTGATAAGTATTTACTTCCTGGACTTATAGATGCTCATACCCATTTATGTCATGAGTATCAATATGAACTGGAGAAAGTACCAGGAGCAAATATAGTTGTTGAGACCGCCGTTATAGATAATGCCACACGAGCCTTGATTGGTGTCAGAAATGCGCGCGATATGATCAACTCTGGATATACCACTGTCCGGGACCTTGGCAATTCAGGTGTCAATGCAGATATTGCCCTTCGTGATGCTATCAACAAGAACTGGATTCCCGGTCCGAGAGTATTTGCGTCCACCCGTGCCATATCGCCCATTGGAGGGCAATTCACCAGGATGCCGGACGATGTGCGGCGAGAACTCGTCCAAAGGGAGTATGTTGAAATAAGTGGAGTCGAGGAAGCCCGAAGGGCTGTAAAAGAAGCTATTTATGATGGTGCTGACTGCATCAAAATTATCGTTAATAACGACCGGATGTGTTTAAATCAGGAAGAGCTCAATGCCATTGTCGAAGAAGCACACAAAGCTAATCTTAAGGTAGCTGCTCATGCAACCAATGGTGATGGACCTTCGCTAATGGCAATCAAAGCTGGGGTAAATTCGATCGAGCATGGATACACCTTGTCAAGCGATGTGCTTAAGCTTATGGCTGCGCAAGGCGTATATCTTGTTCCGACAGATAGAACGGGCGTTGAAAGATATCAGCAAAGGATTAAACGGGCCTTGGCTGCAAACGTCAAGATTGCCTTTGGATCAGATATGTACTTTTTAGATGCACAGCGAAATCGGGGACAGGTAACCGTAAGCACTTACAGGTCATATATTGAAGCCGGAATGAACAACATCCAGATCTTACAATCAGCTACAATGAATCCTGGCATCCTGATCGCAGGCGAAGGAAAGGTTGGACTACTCGAAAAGGGATATTTCGCGGACATTATTGCCTTGGATAAAAATCCATTAACAAACATCGAGGCGATTGAAAACGTAGTATTCGTCATGAAGGAAGGTAAGGTGATATTTGTTGATCGTTCGACCAATTACTCTAAATAATTGCAATAAAAGATGAGCGTACACGATCATTACAAATTAACATCCCGATATCATTTTCTTGACAAAACGGGCTCCTGACAATAAAATTACTTAACGTTTGTAGGTAGATCTGGTTCGCTGTATGGGTAATACAAAGGACCTTATTGCAGGCTATGCTTTTCACGCTGTGAATATTCTTTCATTATAATACCGCTTCAGCTTAGTGGGTCTGATAAAAATATCACTAAATAGTGATATTTTTATACTATATTCGATTGTACCATTTTTGCACGTACTTCTACCATTATGAAAAGAAAGACTACAGATGGCGCTCTTAAAAACAAAGAGAGGACCCGGAAGAAATTTTTACATGCGGTTGGAAAAATATTGAAATCGAAAGGATATATGGCATTGAAGGTCAATGACATTGCTTCTATTGCCGGTGCTGATAAAAAGCTAATCTATGATTACTTCGGTGGTACGGACAAGCTGATCGACGAGTATATCGGGAGTCAGGATTTTTGGAGTAATGTACGATACGAACCGAAGCAAGCCGATCTGAAAGATGGTGGACAAGCGCTTACAAAAGCTT contains the following coding sequences:
- a CDS encoding GSCFA domain-containing protein, which gives rise to MTNFRLTFPVSPLATPVRYTDKILMVGSCFAEEIGERLQQYHFDALINPHGILYNPISITQALHTYLDGKKYTTDDLFRQNDLWHSWDHHSRFSGVNPEEVLSGINTAQESAIRQLEEADWLIITLGAAFTYSLTSNNYVVGNCHKVPAASFYKKLLSPPDAISALDNLMHRLFFRNRKVKILFTISPVRYIRDGVVENNLSKAVLMQTVHHLVNKFDRLFYFPAYELVIDDLRDYRFYKEDLVHPNEQAINYVWDHFTANCLEESDKQLLPRVAEIIRAMQHRPFNPDGAQHQQFLQTYARKTKQLMEEHPFLRLEKELKHFEGR
- a CDS encoding metal-dependent hydrolase family protein, translating into MKRSTPSAQIVCIFFNLFVCIIASHVSNAQDLAPEQNKFTVIKAKGLIDVRNGRLIEQAVIHILNGKIERAGSNLEIPVGATVINLSDKYLLPGLIDAHTHLCHEYQYELEKVPGANIVVETAVIDNATRALIGVRNARDMINSGYTTVRDLGNSGVNADIALRDAINKNWIPGPRVFASTRAISPIGGQFTRMPDDVRRELVQREYVEISGVEEARRAVKEAIYDGADCIKIIVNNDRMCLNQEELNAIVEEAHKANLKVAAHATNGDGPSLMAIKAGVNSIEHGYTLSSDVLKLMAAQGVYLVPTDRTGVERYQQRIKRALAANVKIAFGSDMYFLDAQRNRGQVTVSTYRSYIEAGMNNIQILQSATMNPGILIAGEGKVGLLEKGYFADIIALDKNPLTNIEAIENVVFVMKEGKVIFVDRSTNYSK
- a CDS encoding hydroxymethylglutaryl-CoA lyase; its protein translation is MKLIECPRDAMQGWHRLISTDEKVEYLNALLKVGFDTLDFGSFVSPKAIPQMADTTDVISRLDMSSARSKLLAIVANQRGAEEAVAFDEISYLGYPFSISETFQLRNTNKTISASMELVDTMQELCIKNSKQLVVYISMGFGNPYGDPYDASIALQWVEELVKRDITIISLADTVGVANPEIITKLFSTLIPAHPGVAFGAHFHSAPHNWEEKVAAAYDQGCRRFDSAIKGIGGCPMAKDELVGNLATERLLDFSVQRHEQLGLDFAALQIAQQLADRIFY